A genomic region of Serinus canaria isolate serCan28SL12 chromosome 1A, serCan2020, whole genome shotgun sequence contains the following coding sequences:
- the MCAT gene encoding malonyl-CoA-acyl carrier protein transacylase, mitochondrial — protein MGGWAAAPWLLGGCSGRGVLRGAARRWGSSRPGAGDRAATLSDLLQSSVEAEEPGAAAARRERRCPREGTVLLFPGQGSQFVGMCRGLQQYPGVRDMYRLAEKVLGYDLLSLCLEGPRDALDRTQHCQPAVFVASLAAVEKLNHLQPEVVERCVAAAGYSVGEFAALVFAGALGFAEALYAVKVRAEAMQRASEAVPSGMLSVVGRREANYKFACLEARKHCESLGIENPVCTVSNYLFPDSRVIAGHLQALEFLQENARKYYFKRIKMLPVSGAFHTRLMEPAVEPLAEVLKSIEIQKPLLCVYSNVDGKKYMHSKHIRKLLVKQVVSPVLWEQTMHSVYERKQGTEFPYTYEVGPGNQLGAILKQCNLKAWKQYKHVDALEDEEAAET, from the exons ATGGGCGGCTGGGCCGCGGCGCCATGGCTGCTTGGTGGCTGCAGCGGGCGCGGCGTCCTCCGCGGCGCTGCGCGGCGGTGGGGCAGCTCCCGCCCCGGCGCTGGGGACCGGGCGGCGACCCTGAGCGACCTCCTCCAGAGCTCGGTGGAGGCCGAGGAAccgggcgcggcggcggcgaggCGGGAGCGGCGGTGCCCCCGGGAGGGTACGGTGCTGCTCTTCCCGGGGCAGGGCAGCCAGTTCGTGGGCATGTGCCGCGGGCTGCAGCAGTACCCCGGCGTGCGGGACATGTACCGCCTGGCCGAGAAGGTGCTGGGCTACGacctgctctccctctgcctggaGGGGCCGCGGGACGCGCTGGACcgcacccagcactgccagcccgCCGTGTTCGTCGCCTCCCTGGCCGCCGTGGAGAAGCTCAACCACCTGCAGCCTGAA GTCGTGGAGCGCTGCGTGGCGGCCGCCGGCTACAGCGTGGGGGAGTTCGCGGCGCTGGTCTTCGCTGGAGCCCTGGGCTTTGCCGAAG CGCTGTACGCGGTGAAAGTGCGCGCCGAAGCCATGCAAAGGGCGTCGGAAGCTGTCCCCAGTGGAATGCTCTCGGTTGTCGGCCGGCGAGAGGCAAATTACAAATTTGCCTGCCTGGAAGCCCGTAAACATTGTGAATCGCTGGGTATAGAGAACCCCGTGTGCACAGTTTCAAACTATTTGTTTCCAGACAGCAGAGTCATTGCAGGACACTTACAG GCTTTGGAGTTTTTGCAGGAGAATGCCcgaaaatattattttaaacgTATAAAAATGCTTCCAGTCAGTGGGGCTTTTCATACCAGACTTATGGAACCAGCAGTAGAGCCACTGGCTGAAGTTCTAAAATCGATTGAAATTCAGAAACCGCTGCTCTGTGTGTATTCCAATGTCGATGGCAAAAAGTACATGCACTCAAAGCACATTCGGAAGCTGTTAGTGAAGCAGGTGGTGTCACCTGTTCTGTGGGAGCAGACCATGCACTCAGTGTACGAAAGAAAGCAAGGAACAGAATTTCCTTACACGTATGAAGTGGGTCCTGGGAATCAACTAGGAGCCATTCTCAAACAATGTAATTTAAAGGCCTGGAAACAATATAAACACGTAGATGCTCTGGAAGATGAGGAAGCAGCGGAGACCTAA
- the TSPO gene encoding translocator protein, with protein sequence MEVVPAWAPAVGFTLLPHAGGFLGSNITKREIPTWYQTLQKPSWCPPNWMFAPVWGTLYTSMGFGSYLVWKELGGFNEKSVVPLGLYAGNLALNWAWTPIFFGAHKIGWGLVTLLLTTGTATATTASWYNINKAAAYLMIPYLAWLTLASALNYRIWKDNRNKKRSE encoded by the exons ATGGAAGTGGTACCAGCCTGGGCCCCAGCAGTAGGTTTCACACTCCTGCCACATGCAGGAGGATTTTTAGGAAGCAATATAACCAAAAGGGAAATCCCAACATGGTATCAAACTCTACAGAAACCATCCTGGTGTCCACCTAACTGGATGTTTGCTCCTGTTTGGGGAACTCTCTACACATCTATGGG aTTCGGCTCCTACCTTGTGTGGAAGGAACTGGGGGGCTTCAATGAAAAGTCAGTGGTTCCTCTGGGTCTGTATGCAGGGAACCTGGCATTAAACTGGGCATGGACTCCAATATTTTTTGGAGCTCACAAAATAGGATGG GGGTTGGTGACTCTCCTGCTTACAACTGGTACAGCAACAGCTACCACTGCTTCCTGGTACAACAtcaacaaagcagcagcttatTTGATGATTCCTTATTTAGCCTGGCTAACCTTGGCTTCCGCACTCAATTATCGGATCTGGAAGGACAATCGCAACAAGAAAAGATCTGAATAA